In the genome of [Mycoplasma] phocae, one region contains:
- a CDS encoding type II toxin-antitoxin system death-on-curing family toxin, with protein sequence MKTISLIISEYDNKNLDRFIRQYSSEQMIYVNDKWYIKNNDGLEEINFRIKILDFKSISKTTFLNWIEKIILKSIEKAKEATNNVEYPGDFILVNENYQVIDRVESLLLRYQYQENWSIIDYYIDLFLFILEAHLFKNGNKRFAFSLLRNLMVSSGFYLRWSNETYLKKHHLLMIQFIKRLYVWISVCQIDRHLMRLLQHMSKQMKVAKII encoded by the coding sequence ATGAAAACAATAAGCTTAATTATTAGTGAATATGATAATAAAAATTTAGATAGATTTATTAGACAATACTCTTCAGAGCAAATGATTTATGTAAATGATAAGTGATATATCAAAAATAATGATGGCTTAGAAGAAATTAATTTTAGAATAAAAATTTTAGATTTTAAAAGCATCTCAAAAACAACTTTTTTAAATTGAATTGAAAAAATAATTTTAAAATCAATTGAAAAAGCTAAAGAGGCTACTAATAATGTTGAATATCCTGGTGATTTTATTTTAGTAAATGAAAATTACCAAGTTATTGATAGAGTTGAGAGTTTGCTTTTGCGATATCAATATCAGGAAAATTGAAGTATTATTGATTATTACATTGATTTATTTTTATTTATATTAGAAGCACACCTATTTAAAAATGGAAATAAACGTTTTGCGTTTTCATTGCTTAGAAATTTAATGGTAAGTTCAGGTTTTTACCTTAGATGGTCAAATGAAACTTATTTGAAAAAACACCACTTGTTAATGATTCAATTCATAAAGAGATTATATGTTTGAATATCTGTCTGTCAAATCGATCGGCATCTGATGCGATTATTACAGCACATGAGCAAGCAGATGAAGGTAGCCAAGATTATCTAA
- the upp gene encoding uracil phosphoribosyltransferase, which yields MLKVINHPLISIKLTNMRDKNADHSVFRRNLNEIASLMVYEILRNYQTKPREIITPLDNKFIGMSYDKSIVFVPILRAGLGMVDGLLELVPEARVGHIGMFRDEKTFEAKEYFYKMPNVAKDSYVFVVDPMLATGGSAVDAIKKLKKDGFVNIQLVCLVGVKEGIENVEKNFGKDFGIYLASLDNKLNLNKYIEPGLGDAGDRIFGTK from the coding sequence AGATAAAAATGCAGATCATTCAGTTTTTAGAAGAAATTTAAACGAAATCGCTTCGCTAATGGTATATGAAATCTTAAGAAATTATCAAACTAAACCCCGTGAAATTATTACACCACTAGACAATAAATTCATTGGGATGTCATATGATAAATCAATTGTTTTTGTTCCCATTCTAAGAGCAGGACTAGGAATGGTTGATGGGCTACTAGAATTAGTTCCAGAGGCAAGAGTTGGTCATATTGGGATGTTTCGCGATGAAAAAACTTTTGAAGCAAAAGAGTATTTTTATAAGATGCCTAATGTTGCAAAGGATAGTTATGTCTTTGTTGTTGATCCAATGCTAGCAACCGGCGGATCAGCTGTTGATGCAATTAAAAAATTAAAAAAAGACGGATTTGTTAATATTCAACTTGTTTGCCTTGTTGGTGTAAAAGAAGGAATAGAAAATGTCGAAAAAAACTTTGGCAAGGATTTTGGAATTTATTTAGCATCACTAGATAACAAATTGAATTTAAACAAATACATTGAACCAGGTTTAGGAGATGCCGGAGATAGAATATTCGGAACTAAATAA